From a single Anaerolineales bacterium genomic region:
- a CDS encoding dienelactone hydrolase family protein: protein MYTTDQYEGVLAETVTMTGANGETINAYLARPLGGSKFPAVVLAHHMPGWDAWYREATYKFALNGYAAITPNLYFRAGHGTPEDVAAKVHADGGIPDDQAVGDLEGTMQHVRALDYVNGKVGIFGTCSGGRHAYLAACRVKGFDAIVDCWGGRVVMTPEQLNDKCAVSPLDYTRDLSCPILGLFGEEDSSPTPEQVRIHEDELKKHGKTYEFHMYPKAGHGFFYYHRPNYRQEQAVDGWKKVFAFLEKYLQPAG, encoded by the coding sequence ATGTACACGACCGATCAATACGAAGGCGTGCTGGCGGAAACGGTCACGATGACCGGCGCGAATGGAGAGACGATCAACGCCTATTTGGCGCGTCCGTTGGGCGGAAGCAAGTTCCCTGCCGTGGTGCTGGCGCATCACATGCCCGGCTGGGACGCCTGGTATCGCGAAGCCACCTATAAGTTCGCGCTGAACGGCTATGCCGCCATCACCCCCAACCTGTACTTCCGCGCGGGGCACGGCACGCCCGAAGACGTGGCGGCAAAGGTTCACGCCGACGGCGGCATCCCCGACGATCAGGCAGTCGGCGACCTCGAAGGCACCATGCAGCACGTCCGCGCGCTCGACTACGTCAACGGCAAGGTCGGCATCTTCGGAACCTGCTCCGGCGGACGGCACGCCTATCTCGCCGCCTGCCGTGTGAAAGGCTTCGATGCGATCGTGGATTGCTGGGGCGGACGCGTGGTGATGACGCCCGAACAATTGAACGACAAGTGCGCCGTTTCGCCTCTCGACTATACCCGCGACCTGTCCTGCCCCATCCTGGGTTTGTTTGGCGAAGAAGATTCCAGCCCCACGCCCGAGCAGGTGCGCATCCACGAAGATGAACTCAAAAAGCACGGCAAGACCTACGAATTCCACATGTACCCCAAGGCAGGGCACGGCTTCTTTTATTATCACCGCCCCAACTACCGGCAGGAACAAGCCGTGGACGGCTGGAAGAAGGTCTTCGCGTTCCTGGAAAAATATCTACAGCCCGCTGGTTGA
- a CDS encoding YbaK/EbsC family protein encodes MKLPAHLHLDQHNIPYEARSFPPDTEKGAANVAMALGFPERQAVKTLIFRVVDTGECVLVMLGGDQNAISGNLKRAIGSRNIQMAPPEVVKEVTGYVIGSIPAFGWQPAGFRSFLEATLMNEPLLGTGAGQWGEEIMITPENLVRASNAEVVNLTIKVG; translated from the coding sequence ATGAAACTCCCCGCTCACCTGCATCTCGACCAGCACAATATCCCCTATGAGGCGCGCAGTTTCCCGCCCGATACGGAAAAGGGCGCGGCGAACGTCGCCATGGCGCTCGGTTTTCCCGAACGGCAGGCGGTCAAGACGCTGATCTTCCGTGTGGTGGATACGGGCGAGTGCGTGCTGGTGATGCTGGGCGGCGACCAGAACGCCATCTCTGGAAACCTGAAACGCGCCATCGGTTCGCGCAATATTCAGATGGCTCCGCCCGAGGTGGTAAAGGAGGTGACGGGATATGTGATCGGTTCGATCCCTGCCTTTGGCTGGCAGCCCGCCGGTTTCCGTTCTTTCCTCGAGGCGACATTGATGAACGAGCCGCTGTTGGGTACGGGGGCGGGTCAGTGGGGCGAGGAGATCATGATCACGCCGGAGAATTTGGTGAGGGCTAGCAATGCGGAGGTGGTGAATTTGACGATCAAGGTTGGGTAG
- a CDS encoding gluconokinase has translation MKIIIMGVSGSGKTTVGRLLAQELGSRFFDADDFHSDANRMKMSQGIPLNDEDRAEWLAALKAVLQENADCVLACSALKEAYRGILRVDKGVRFVHLTGTYEQIEARMALRREHYMPVQLLKSQFEALEEPADALRVDIMRAPQEITAIIRKGLDL, from the coding sequence GTGAAGATCATCATCATGGGTGTGTCGGGGTCGGGAAAGACCACGGTCGGCAGACTGCTGGCGCAGGAACTGGGCTCGCGGTTCTTCGATGCTGACGATTTCCACTCCGATGCGAACCGCATGAAAATGTCTCAGGGCATTCCACTGAATGATGAAGACCGCGCCGAATGGCTGGCGGCGCTGAAAGCCGTCCTGCAGGAAAATGCCGACTGTGTGCTGGCATGCTCGGCGTTGAAAGAGGCGTATCGCGGCATCCTGCGGGTGGACAAGGGCGTGCGCTTCGTCCACTTGACGGGGACGTATGAACAGATCGAGGCGCGCATGGCGCTGCGCAGGGAGCATTATATGCCGGTACAATTGTTGAAGAGCCAGTTCGAAGCGCTCGAAGAACCGGCGGACGCGCTGCGGGTTGACATCATGCGCGCGCCGCAGGAGATCACTGCCATTATCCGCAAAGGACTCGACCTATGA
- a CDS encoding DMT family transporter: protein MTEARARFLVPFAILLATLAVSTASIFIRYAQNDGAPSLVIAALRLTFATILLAPLALTRHLDEIRRFTRTEILLGGFSGVFLAVHFATWISSLEYTSVASSVVFVSTGPLWVALLSPMLLKETISRLAIAGLALAFIGGSIIGLADACTWDAGLTCPALGDVLQGRAMWGNFLALVGAWTVTGYLIIGRKLRPQMSLMSYIFLVYGLAAVILLVFMFASGYSPLGYSPRIYGWIFLLAAVPQLLGHSTYNWLLKYLSATLVAVVTLAEPIGSAALAYVLLNETPTPGVMAGGALILLGIYLASRQA from the coding sequence GTGACCGAAGCCCGCGCGCGCTTCCTCGTTCCATTCGCCATTCTGCTTGCCACCCTCGCTGTATCCACAGCGAGCATTTTTATCCGCTATGCCCAGAACGACGGCGCGCCGTCGCTTGTGATCGCCGCCCTGAGATTGACCTTCGCCACGATCCTGCTTGCGCCGCTCGCGCTGACCCGCCATCTGGATGAGATCCGCCGCTTCACACGCACCGAAATACTGCTCGGCGGTTTCTCGGGCGTTTTCCTCGCTGTGCACTTCGCCACATGGATCAGTTCGCTGGAATACACCAGCGTGGCGAGTTCGGTGGTGTTCGTGAGTACGGGTCCGTTGTGGGTTGCGCTGCTCTCGCCGATGCTGTTGAAGGAAACGATCTCACGCCTGGCGATCGCAGGGCTGGCGCTGGCTTTCATCGGCGGGAGCATCATCGGCTTGGCGGATGCGTGCACATGGGATGCGGGTCTCACCTGCCCCGCGCTCGGGGATGTTTTGCAGGGACGCGCGATGTGGGGAAACTTCCTGGCATTGGTCGGCGCATGGACGGTGACGGGTTATCTCATCATCGGGCGTAAGCTGCGTCCGCAGATGTCGTTGATGTCGTATATCTTCCTCGTTTACGGCTTGGCGGCGGTCATCCTGCTGGTCTTTATGTTCGCCAGCGGATACTCCCCGCTTGGTTATTCGCCGCGCATCTACGGCTGGATCTTCCTGCTGGCGGCGGTGCCGCAATTGCTCGGGCACTCGACCTATAACTGGTTATTGAAGTATCTCTCCGCGACGCTGGTGGCGGTGGTGACGCTCGCCGAACCGATCGGTTCGGCGGCGCTGGCGTATGTGTTGTTGAACGAGACGCCAACACCGGGCGTGATGGCAGGCGGGGCGTTGATCCTGCTTGGTATTTATCTGGCATCGAGACAGGCGTAA
- a CDS encoding superoxide dismutase encodes MAFELPKLAYAYDALEPHIDARTMEIHHTKHHQTYITNLNNAVEKTPELQGKSLEELLGGINSLPEAVRGVVRNHGGGTHNHNLFWEIMGPNAGGAPSGDLAKAIDASFKSFDDFKAEFTAAATTRFGSGWAWLVKKGSGLAVISTANQDSPLMDGLTPILGIDVWEHAYYLNYQNRRPDYITAFWNVINWDAVAAKFSA; translated from the coding sequence ATGGCTTTTGAACTTCCCAAGCTCGCTTATGCATACGACGCCCTCGAGCCGCACATCGATGCGCGCACGATGGAGATCCATCACACCAAGCACCACCAGACCTATATTACCAACCTGAACAACGCCGTGGAAAAGACGCCCGAACTGCAGGGCAAATCGCTCGAAGAACTGCTGGGCGGCATCAACTCGCTTCCCGAGGCTGTGCGCGGCGTGGTCCGCAATCATGGCGGCGGCACGCACAACCACAATTTGTTCTGGGAGATCATGGGTCCCAACGCCGGCGGCGCTCCCTCCGGTGATCTTGCCAAGGCGATCGACGCCTCCTTCAAATCCTTTGACGACTTCAAAGCGGAATTCACCGCCGCCGCGACCACGCGCTTCGGCTCCGGCTGGGCATGGCTCGTCAAAAAGGGTAGCGGACTCGCCGTGATCTCGACCGCCAATCAGGATTCACCCCTGATGGACGGCTTGACTCCCATCCTCGGCATCGACGTGTGGGAACACGCCTACTATCTCAACTACCAGAACCGCCGTCCCGATTACATCACCGCCTTCTGGAACGTCATCAACTGGGATGCGGTCGCCGCGAAGTTCTCGGCGTAA
- a CDS encoding ferredoxin family protein, whose product MTHIITSLCIRDRGCIEVCPVECIIPGQPVAEWPWMYIDPDTCIDCGACVPECPYSAIFPEDEVPAAYTAKGGEYISKVGLTGHYEGTNHHGKQVVLETTRQLEAGEVLDLTADIKPNYDFFQGGPGYSAKDSDDGM is encoded by the coding sequence ATGACCCACATTATCACCAGTTTGTGTATTCGTGACCGCGGTTGCATTGAAGTATGCCCGGTCGAATGTATCATCCCCGGTCAGCCGGTTGCCGAATGGCCCTGGATGTACATCGACCCCGACACCTGCATTGACTGCGGCGCGTGCGTGCCGGAATGCCCGTATTCCGCGATCTTCCCCGAAGATGAAGTCCCCGCCGCATACACCGCCAAAGGCGGCGAGTATATCAGCAAGGTCGGTCTTACCGGTCACTACGAAGGCACCAACCATCACGGCAAGCAGGTTGTGCTCGAAACCACTCGGCAGCTTGAAGCTGGTGAAGTGTTGGACCTCACCGCCGACATCAAACCCAATTACGATTTCTTCCAGGGCGGTCCCGGTTACTCCGCCAAGGACAGCGACGACGGCATGTAA